In the Corythoichthys intestinalis isolate RoL2023-P3 chromosome 12, ASM3026506v1, whole genome shotgun sequence genome, one interval contains:
- the popdc2 gene encoding popeye domain-containing 2 isoform X1 — translation MTLLPFSDMIEQNATLLENLFSAPVCNGWTNNTEGALYHLGNAFLFLGYMGGSGAYGCLFIFGFLTPSFLCLILWSWMTICGPDAVTWNLLLLLACLMQICHLLYRLHKEGLPSEELTDLYQAVYLPLGVPVQVFKEISGAFENKVLEMKAGETYAVEGKTPIDRLSFLLSGRINVSLEGQFLHYIHRHQFLDSPEWESLRPNEDGKFQVTLTAEEDCRYVSWRRRRLFSLLSKDRYVCRLFAVMLGYDIAEKLYNLNNKLYIKSGVLLDIRLPSLYHVLAPSSQSGEGEAPDGTERPPHREPDNPTGRTWPSDPELPSGEDSTSLVLEDFADVAGSLTDYGSERDYLRGRCWVQRNSSLPEEPSTISAHRHSQTLSRPYFFSFI, via the exons ATGACTCTGCTGCCCTTTTCTGACATGATTGAGCAGAATGCTACTCTTCTGGAGAACCTATTCTCCGCCCCGGTCTGCAATGGCTGGACTAATAATACCGAAGGAGCCCTTTACCATCTGGGCAACGCGTTTTTGTTCCTGGGCTATATGGGTGGCAGCGGAGCCTACGGGTGTCTCTTTATCTTCGGCTTTCTGACCCCTTCCTTCTTGTGCCTGATTCTGTGGAGCTGGATGACGATATGCGGCCCTGACGCGGTCACCTGGAACCTCCTGCTGCTTCTGGCCTGCCTGATGCAGATCTGCCACCTTCTTTACCGCTTGCACAAGGAGGGCCTGCCCAGCGAAGAGCTGACTGACCTCTACCAGGCTGTCTATCTCCCGTTGGGCGTGCCTGTCCAGGTATTCAAGGAGATCTCTGGTGCCTTCGAGAACAAAGTGCTAGAGATGAAAGCGGGTGAAACGTACGCAGTGGAGGGCAAGACGCCAATCGACAGGCTCTCGTTTCTGCTGTCTGGCAG GATCAACGTATCTCTGGAGGGCCAATTTCTGCACTACATCCACCGACACCAGTTCCTCGACTCTCCCGAGTGGGAATCTCTCAGGCCCAACGAGGACGGAAAGTTTCAG GTGACTTTGACGGCAGAAGAGGACTGTCGCTATGTATCTTGGCGTCGCCGCCGCCTATTCTCACTCCTGTCCAAGGATCGTTACGTCTGCCGCCTGTTCGCCGTCATGCTGGGCTACGACATCGCCGAAAAGCTGTACAACCTCAACAACAAGCTGTACATCAAGAGCGGCGTCTTACTGGACATCCGCCTGCCCAGCCTCTACCACGTGCTGGCCCCATCGTCGCAGAGCGGCGAGGGCGAGGCCCCCGACGGAACCGAGCGGCCCCCCCACAGGGAGCCTGACAACCCAACTGGACGCACGTGGCCCTCGGACCCCGAGCTGCCCTCCGGTGAGGACTCCACCAGCCTGGTCCTGGAGGATTTTGCCGATGTGGCGGGCTCCTTAACCGACTATGGCAGTGAGAGGGATTATTTGAG GGGGCGATGCTGGGTCCAGAGGAACAGCTCGCTTCCAGAGGAGCCGAGCACCATTAGCGCCCACCGACACTCCCAAACTCTGAGCAggccttattttttttcatttatttga
- the LOC130926954 gene encoding cytochrome c oxidase copper chaperone — MSTVSAAAVEPAAVTESGEQKKPLRPCCACPETKKVRDACIIEKGEENCTELIEAHKDCMRQLGFKI, encoded by the exons ATGTCGACAGTGTCCGCTGCTGCAGTGGAGCCCGCCGCCGTTACAGAGAGCGGTGAGCAGAAGAAGCCACTTAGGCCTTGCTGCGCTTGTCCTGAAACCAAGAAAGTCAGAGACGCATG CATCATCGAAAAGGGTGAAGAGAACTGCACGGAACTCATCGAGGCTCACAAAGACTGCATGAGGCAGCTGGGATTCAAGATTTAA
- the popdc2 gene encoding popeye domain-containing 2 isoform X2 yields the protein MTLLPFSDMIEQNATLLENLFSAPVCNGWTNNTEGALYHLGNAFLFLGYMGGSGAYGCLFIFGFLTPSFLCLILWSWMTICGPDAVTWNLLLLLACLMQICHLLYRLHKEGLPSEELTDLYQAVYLPLGVPVQVFKEISGAFENKVLEMKAGETYAVEGKTPIDRLSFLLSGRINVSLEGQFLHYIHRHQFLDSPEWESLRPNEDGKFQVTLTAEEDCRYVSWRRRRLFSLLSKDRYVCRLFAVMLGYDIAEKLYNLNNKLYIKSGVLLDIRLPSLYHVLAPSSQSGEGEAPDGTERPPHREPDNPTGRTWPSDPELPSGGDAGSRGTARFQRSRAPLAPTDTPKL from the exons ATGACTCTGCTGCCCTTTTCTGACATGATTGAGCAGAATGCTACTCTTCTGGAGAACCTATTCTCCGCCCCGGTCTGCAATGGCTGGACTAATAATACCGAAGGAGCCCTTTACCATCTGGGCAACGCGTTTTTGTTCCTGGGCTATATGGGTGGCAGCGGAGCCTACGGGTGTCTCTTTATCTTCGGCTTTCTGACCCCTTCCTTCTTGTGCCTGATTCTGTGGAGCTGGATGACGATATGCGGCCCTGACGCGGTCACCTGGAACCTCCTGCTGCTTCTGGCCTGCCTGATGCAGATCTGCCACCTTCTTTACCGCTTGCACAAGGAGGGCCTGCCCAGCGAAGAGCTGACTGACCTCTACCAGGCTGTCTATCTCCCGTTGGGCGTGCCTGTCCAGGTATTCAAGGAGATCTCTGGTGCCTTCGAGAACAAAGTGCTAGAGATGAAAGCGGGTGAAACGTACGCAGTGGAGGGCAAGACGCCAATCGACAGGCTCTCGTTTCTGCTGTCTGGCAG GATCAACGTATCTCTGGAGGGCCAATTTCTGCACTACATCCACCGACACCAGTTCCTCGACTCTCCCGAGTGGGAATCTCTCAGGCCCAACGAGGACGGAAAGTTTCAG GTGACTTTGACGGCAGAAGAGGACTGTCGCTATGTATCTTGGCGTCGCCGCCGCCTATTCTCACTCCTGTCCAAGGATCGTTACGTCTGCCGCCTGTTCGCCGTCATGCTGGGCTACGACATCGCCGAAAAGCTGTACAACCTCAACAACAAGCTGTACATCAAGAGCGGCGTCTTACTGGACATCCGCCTGCCCAGCCTCTACCACGTGCTGGCCCCATCGTCGCAGAGCGGCGAGGGCGAGGCCCCCGACGGAACCGAGCGGCCCCCCCACAGGGAGCCTGACAACCCAACTGGACGCACGTGGCCCTCGGACCCCGAGCTGCCCTCCG GGGGCGATGCTGGGTCCAGAGGAACAGCTCGCTTCCAGAGGAGCCGAGCACCATTAGCGCCCACCGACACTCCCAAACTCTGA